The nucleotide window CATGTCCAAATGCTTGCCTGCAGCAGGGTTTTGCCAGGTCACTCCTATTTTTTAAGTCCTGCCTCAATGTCACTGCTAGTTAAAGCAGACCCCTGCTATTTTCTATTACGTTATCCTGTTCCCTGTCTTCGTAAATGGTGACTCATTTATCAACGCCTGGATTCctacatatttttacattttgaaatattgtctGTGTCCTCTCAACTCCATGATAGagcagagatttttgttttgttttggccactgtTGGATCCCTGGTGCCTTGggcagtgcttagcacagtgccacaccaagtatttgttgaatgaataaatgagcatTGCAAGTTTTTCCCCACGTGGCTGGTGATTGGTTGTGGAGAGTTGATGGACAAGACCACTGACCAACCAATGGGCTGAATGGTGATGAGGGGGACGGCCTTCTGGCCTGAGCCAGTCCTGGTCCCAGGGACACAGGAGGAAGCACAGAAGTCCAGGGAGCAATAGAAAtgagtttttatttgtaaaaagttacaaaataatattGTACAAAAATAAAGTCTGTAGAGAACTTTGGTTGTATAACACAAACGACCGAGACAGATCAGAGAAGTCAGAACTTCCAAAGAAGTGCACTCCTTATTGGATCAGATGGTAATCGCAATGATAAAGACAAAATCACAAACTTTACCCTTTTGTGGATTTGCTGGAGCGACTTGCTTCAGTGAAAACCTGCTTATGGTGTGTAGGTGATGCTGGGAACGAGCTGTCAGCATCCGTGGAATCCTACCGCCCCTGTGGGCAGGGACTCTCCACAGGGAGCTGGGACTGAGGCTGACCCCTGGGGACACCAGCCTCCAGATCTGCCAGGATGCTCTGAATGGGACAGAGGATCCTGGGGCTGCATCACATTGCGCTTCATGAATGACCGGTGGCTCGGTCTGTCCCTATTTTGAGCAGGCCGCTCCTCGGCTAGGTCCCCAGTTGGACCCCAAGAGAGGGCAAGTGAGAGGCCCTTTTCCTCTATTTCCTAGTTGTGCAAGGGGAGCAGAAAGGATAGGGGTGTAGAACCCTGGACAACTCACAtcctctggggcggggggggagggacGTCTGGTAACTAACTGCTGCTTCTCGGTTTCTCTGTGAAATTCACATGATTATCTGCGGGAGGCCAGTAGCCTATTAAATTGCTAAATCTAGTGATGGATGATCTGTTTGATAAAAGTGCCTTTTATGAAATGTGTGTCCAGCTCTACAACAGGGCCCAGGGCCCTTCGGGGTCAGCTGCCAAACAAATCCATGATCGGGCCGCCTGCGCTCCCGCCCCGTCACAGGCTTTCGGCACCCCAGTGGCCCAGCTTCCCTGTTCACCCTCCCGGGCCACCTTTTCCAAGGGAGGGGTCAGGTGTACGGAGGCAGCACCTGGTGGCTTTTATGGCACCCAGGCCGACCCCACCCGGGGAAGGCCTGCAGGTCTCCGTAGCTGCATGGGGCCCGAACATGTTTTTCAGAAAGTGGGGGatagaaagaaggaggaagagtctCCAGAATCAGGGTGGAACCCCCGCTACTGGGCAGGACTTTTACAATGAATCCACCCAAGGGGCCGTTATTATCCTTTGATGAATACGGTTACGCACCGCACAGACCTGCGAAGGGGAGCGAGAGCTTAAATACAACAGGAGATGGAGCACGAGGCCTATCTGTTCATAGATGGAGCCGTGAAGAAACGACGGGAGCGCCTTGGTCTCTGCGCACCGCTCCCGAAAAGGGGGCCTTGTCAGAAACGCTCCTTCTTGCACCTCTCTTCTCTGAGATATAAAAACAGGTAAGATGCTGAGAGTTGGGGAAATCACAGGAGGGCTTTTCTTAAAAAGGTAAAGTAAGTGATTTTTGCCTAGCAAAAACAGTTTTAATCCTCTGAAAAGCATGGACCCTTGTTCCcaattaaaatttcctttgtcacctctctctgccttttgCGAGCACATATACTTTGGCACCTTTGAAAAGAAACTTTAATAAataagggggagaaaaaaaaaaagagagaaacgcATTAGTGAACTGTAATAAATAACAATAACTTAAATCTCAATAAATAGCTTCTCTATATTTCTGTATCTGAAACAGATGCATTGCATCGAGTAGCTTCTCTGGTCACTGGTGACCACGCATAACGGAGCTGCGGTGTATGTAACATCTGTCTCTCTGTAAACCGACAGGCCTGGCGGCCGCCCCGCCCTGGTGCAGCTGGGGCCTTCCCCACACGCTCTCCTGCAAGAATGCTGCCGAAAACCACAACTGGTTTCCTGTTTCCAAGGACAGAAAGGAAATACCTTCAGGTTTGGTTTGAGTCACGAGGACAGCCGTTTTGGTTCCTAGCCAACTTCTTCCCACCCCACACACCCTGTTCAAAATCCATCACCCAccatcccccccacacactggCTGGAGGAACCCTCAGGCCTGAACCTTCCACATCAAAGGTTACGATCGATAGCTCTTGTGTCTTCGCGTTTTTTGTGTgttcttccccctcctctccgGGGTATGTCTCCACTGAGtgacagaaaaataaacctttcTTGCTTTCAGCAGTAAAACGTCCTGACAAGGCATGACACCAGGAGGACCATGGCCCCGGTGTCTCCAGACATGTGAAAACAAACCACAGGAGATACACTGGTTTGGTTTCAAGTGCATCCGCCACTGCACCCCTGACCGGTGATGGTGGACTGTATCAGATGAAATGACGGCTATGCCCAACCAGGGACACCAGCCCTGAGCTTCTGGTGACGTGGGCCGCCCTCCGGGAGAATGCAGACagctgttttttctctctcctgtccAGTTTTCGGTGGCTGGACCTCCCTCTACCAGGCTCCCACAATGgctgccttcttcctcttcctcctcctcttccaattCCTCCTCCTCCGTCTCCTTGGTCCTCATCTTCCATCCTGGGCAAACATTTGCTGGGAACCTTGGTCCCGTTCTTTGCACTGTAGCAGGAATGCGATACACAGCGGTCTCTGGAGCCAGAGTCAGATACATCCACACCTTTTAGCGGAATGCTTTCTTAGAATATGGTAAACCAGGTTATCATCTAAAAAGGACAGGTCGTCGTCAAAGGCGATGGGTCTGCAACACGCCTGCCCGACTTTGTCGCTCACCAGCCGTCTGTTTTTGGAcaggttttttaatattttgtcataCATGGTCTCGGCGGCATCGCACGAGCCGCTGCAGTACCGGAAAATGAGTTCCTCCTTGGTTTCGTAGCCCAAACCCAAGTCAGTGACATTGAGGTGTATGGCCGTTAAGACACACCCCCGATTTCGGCCCCTCTGGCCCCGCCGAGCTTTCCCTCTGGAACTCTCCGGGCTGGCAGCCGCAGCCTGCCGATGCCGCTCTCTGCGAGGGAGCAGGGCCATCTGTTTATCGGGGGACCTCTTCAGTCTTCTGATGGTGGCTTGAATAAAATCCATGACGTCGTCGAACTGATCAGGATACTCCTCGGGCATAGTTGCTGTGCAATGAGAAAACAGACAAGGTCACATGAGACAACACCAATGACCATTTCAAGGAGTTTCCAAGGTCAAAGTCTCTCCTAAAGACGGCCAGGCTGGGCCAGATGAGGAAGGACCAGCGACCAGCTCAGGGGCCGAGCTCAGGGACCCCTGAAACCCCTAAGAACACAGGCCAAGAGCTACCCTCCAAGACTCCGAGGAAGGCAAATGATTTGGTTGAAAGAGGAGACGAATAGGGTGGTTGACACATTTCcttgtaaaaaaagaaatccttcgacgtgaaattttcatttgaatGACGTCTGCCATTTTCACCAAGTCTACACTGACGCTGCTGATGGAGGAGCATTTTTCCTAATAACATCACCTACAGGCGTGGTTCTCAAATGTGAGTGTGGATAGGACTGAGCTGCCCACCCCCCTTAGGGGGAAGCGTGGGGAGGGGCTAAGgaatcagcatttttttctttttatggccacacctgcagcatatggaagttcccgggctagggggtcaaatcagagctgcagctgccagcctatgccacacgcacagccatgccagatcccagctgcatctccaacctatgtcacgcagctcatggcaacaccagaacctaacccactaagcaagaccagagaccaaacccacatcttcagggacatgatgttgggttcctaacccgctgagccacaacaggaactcagggTCAGCATTTTTAACAAGCCCTGGAGGACTTCTGATGTAGGTGGTCCATGAACCTACACCTATACTTTGAGAAACCCAGACTTAGTGGAAAAAGGATCAATCTTGGACCACGGTTGGAAGATGTCACAGCTTTCACCTGAACACCAAGCACTCTTCCCTGCAATCCACCTTGACTCATACCTCTGCATGGCTGAGTGGGACGAGAACCACTTTGACACATCACATGAAAAGCTCTTGAACTCAGCtctattttaaaacttccttaaaaaaactttGAGAGACTGAAAAGCAGCCTACTTTTCACTAACAAAGAGACTAATTTACCACTTCCTTGGATTTGCAGGACTGAAACAATCTATGGTCCTACTGTAAGATGACATTTAACTGTATCACAGCAATACATGGAAAGAGATGCTGTGTGTGGATGGATGGGGTGGGGTCCAGCCTCTGTTGTGGCTGTCACATGACTCCCTCTGGCTTCGGTTGCAAAATGGACAAGAGATGTGCATTTTAGGGAGACCACGTGGAGGAATGACTGAGATGATGTTTCTAAAATGtttgaggcgttcccatcatggcccagtgtttaatgaacccaactagcgtccatgaggatgtgggtttgatccctggcctcgctcagagggttaaggatccagcgttgctgtgagctgtggtgtaggttgaagatgaagctcagatcctgcactgctgtggctgtggtatgggccagctccgattaggcccccagcctgggaaccttcacatgccatgggcgccggctttaaaaagacaaaacaataaaaataaataaaatgtttgagaCCTTTGGGCAAAAGCATGAATTAGCAGTCTCTtggtagttttccattgtgtttcAAGCATTTGCTTTGGGTGATCAAGTAAGAGAAGAATCACTATTTGAACAACTGGATACATTTCCAAAAGGGAAAAGCAATTCAGGTGCCTATCTGCTGGGTACTAGACCTTTTATGCACCCCCTCATCCCATTTTTAGGTGATTTAGTATGTTGAGGGTTATTCGTGGCTTGGAAAAATATACCACAAAAGAATCGTTAGCAAGAGTGAATGTTTTTTGCCAAGACCATGTTAAAGCAGAGGATTACACTGTGTTAACCCACATCCGATTGTTTTGTTATGAACAAATTGTTAAAACAGATatcaggtgggagttcccgtcatggcgcagtggttaacgaatccgactaggaaccatgaggttgcgggttcgatccctggccttgctcagtgggttaaggatccggcgttgctgtgagctgtggagtgggtcacagatgcagcttggatcccatgttgctgtggctgtggccataggctggcagctacagctctgatttgacccctagcctgggaaccttcatatgcctcgggagtggctcaagaaaaggcaaaaagacaaaacaaaaacaaaaacacccaaaaaaacaGATATCAGGTATCCTGCTGTGGAAAATGTAATCCAACTAAGGCAACATAACCGTATCTATGTCTCTATTGAGCGATCAATTGGTAATACATAATACCTACAATATACATGACGTATAGTAAGGAAAAGAGTGGAGATGATATACAATTTCCAGAAGATTTTGTTACCTTAAATCTATAATCTGTGCCGCACAGACGTCTCAAAGCTGCTTCCACTGGTCTGCACCCCATCGCCTCTCGCCTGCATaacaaccccaccccaccccaccccgagtcCCTGCATTCCAGCCTTACCCTCTTTCCGTCTGTTTTCCACCcagcagccagagcaacactCCTAAGACTGTGAATACAGCACACACGAATCCTCTGCTCCAACCCCTCCAATGGCTTCCCGCATCTCATGGGGTAAAAGCCGAAGTCCACACTGACCTAGGCCCTCCCCGACCTGGCCACCCCCTCTGTCCCGGCCGACCTCGTATTCCACCTCCCTCTTACTACGTCCCCTCCTCCTGCGTCTCTGGCCTCCTCACTGTTCCTCAACACAAGGTTGCTCAACCTCAGCACTACCGACATTTTGGGCTGGAACATTCTCTGTCACGGGAACATTCTAGGATGTTAGAtgcatccctggcttctacccagGAGACACCAGTAGCAGCCCCATCCCCGTCCCAACAGTGACAAACTAACGTTATCTCCAGACATCACCAAATGGCCCCTGGGGGCAAAATCATTGTGGGTTGAGAACTGCACAGATCAGATACAGAGACTTAGGGCCTTTGCAATGGCTATTCCCTGTCTGCCTGGAATACTGTTCCTGTACAGCAGCCAATAGCTCACTCCCACAGccccttcaagtctttgctcaaatgtcaccatcACCAAGCCCCACCTTGACCTCCCTGTTTCAAATGCAAtccggagttcctatcgtggctcagcggttaacgaatccgactaggaaccatgaagttgccagttcagtccctggcctcgctcagtgggttaaggatccggcgttgccgtgagctatggcataggtcgtagacacagctcggatcccgagttgctgtggctctggcataggctggcggctacagctccgattcgacccctagcctgggaacctccatgtgccgcaggagcagccctagaaaaggcaaaaagactaagtaagtaagtaagtaaataaataaataaaatgcgaTCCATCCTTGAGCCAGAATCCaaaccctcctgccctgctcttccctccccagcaTAATACTTACTACCTTCCAATACCCTGTCTGACTTTTCTTAGGTTGGCTATTTGTTGTCTGTCTTCTCTGAACAAAAGTTAcctccaggaggcagggctgctgcTTGGCTTGCTCACCAATGCATCTCAGGTGCTTACAGTAGGATCTGGTCGTGGAGGCCCGCAATGATTTTTGAACAAATCAGGTCACTTTACGAGGGATGAAAGAAAGAGTCTTTAATTTTTCAAGGCGACACGTGGGCGTCGTCTGAGAACTGCACCGAGATGAAATGATAAGGCTCCAAAAGAAACAGCCTCCATCACAGAAGCATCAGTGCCCTAAAGGGCCGTCGTCTTCCATCTGGGGGCGAATAACGCTGCCCAAGCGGACTCCCGCGCCAGCTTCCTGCAGCGTTAGCATCAGCTCTCAAAGCCCACCCCATCCACCACCTCATCCATCCTAAGAGTGTCTGGAAAGGCTCGTTTTCTCGAGGAGGACTTGAGGAGTGGGAGAGTATCTGAATTTGAATGTGTCATTTCCTCTGAACCACTTCTACTGGACCGCTAACCTCTTATGAAGTcgtttctttcctcctttcctccctttccttctccttttaaaaaatctttaaatcacTTCGTATTAAAGACTGAATTACTGATTTCGAAAAATGAGTTGCTGATGCTATTTGTGACTGTTTTTCAGCAATAAGCGATGCATGGGGAAATTCGGTGTGCTTGGTTTCAAAAACCCATGCTTGAAGAGATGCCTAAACTTCTACAACTGATATATTAAGGGTGATTAGACAAAATACCCCAAAAAAGTCTTCAAATTTCTACAAAGACTCTTTGTTTTACAAAAGGATCCCCAGGATGGGGTCCCTGGCTCTTTTGAAGAACTCCTGAATAGATCATGATAAGAATCTGGGAACCTGGAAAGTTAAAATTGATTAAGAATCAACAGAAGATTAATCAGAAATGAGgataaaggagttcctattgtggctcagcaggttacaaagctgactagcatccatgaggatgtgggttcgatccctggcctcactcagtgggttaaggtctggcatggccgtgggttcgatccctggcctcactcagtgggttaaggtctggcatggccgtgagctgtggtgtaggtcgcagacatggctcggaccctgtgtgtggctgtggctgtggtgtaggccagcggccacagctccattttgacccctagcctgggaacttccataagtggcagtgtggccctaaaaagcaaaaaaaagaaaaaaagaaagaaatgaagaggatGAAATATTACCGAAGTAATACTCAAGTTACAAAAGTTCAACTTAACATTGGTTTAGAGattcattaatttatataatatgaTAAACTACATAATTTTATATCACCACTAGAGTTAGATTCATTAATTTATatgataaatacataattttatatcacCACTAGAGATAAAGATTAATTTATATATGATAAACTACATGATCTTATATCACCACTAGAGTTATAGATTAATTTATATGATAAActacataatttttatatcacTAGAGTTATGATACTGAATTGATTCAGCATTTATAATGTTATTTATTGCCTGACACTTTCAAAGTTCCAGAAAAACACTGTCCTCCTGTCCCTcctttttaagacattttgacCACACAGCTCTGTCCACGGGCTCTGCTTGCCAGAGAAAATCCACAATAtctagttaaatttgaatttcagagagCTAGCAAATAAATTTTTAGTATACGCAGTCCTCAAAAATGTTTGGgacatatttatattttgctgtGAGAACACTGAGTTCCTGTTTTAATTTCCACTTGGGCTTTTGGGGGTGATGCCTGTAGCAGCGTGAATGAAGCAGCCGCTTCTGCTTTTGAGTGAGGGGGTGAACAGACCATGAGGCCTGAATTAAAAGGCTTCCTGGCACCTGGGAAGCAGTCGATCCATGTTCGAGGCGTTAAACTAAAGAGTGTAGCTCATGAGAATGTCTTCCTTTGATGGGAAATTGCCCTCATACTTGGTTGTTaaggtgaaaatatttatttatgcctCAAGTTCAGGACATAGGTGATTCTTATTGAACTGAAGACTCCTGTTCCCCTGCCCCTGCCATTTCTTCTCCTTGACAAATAGAGCAAAAAATCAATATTGATGCTGAAAGTTTTATatgcatatgaattttggaaacCAGAAAAGGGCAACGTTCTATTTTCCAAACCACAGAGCAAATAGGCCTGTCTCTTCCAACTAAATTCCTAATTGCTGCTGACAGAGTTTATTTAGAGGGGACCTCAGTTTACCAACTCTGGGCATCTGGGGGACATTGTGAGCCATGCACCTCACGGAGCCAACCCTCAACAGCTCTACAGGGGCCTCGAACCCCAACCAGGCCAAAAAGACTCCCCAGGAGGAACCAAGAAGCCCAGagctgcctccatcttcctggaattCACCGAGCGAGCAGAAGGGAAAGAACGGGGCTGGGGTTTGGATTAGTTCCCCAAATTAAGACTTAATGGCATATCACTTTCGTCCTTCTATGAAGGGTTTGGCAGAACATCAGCCACGCAAATGGCCCTCGTTGGTATTAACTTTGATAgtaaaatacttgcaaaccacaAAAGAGGAGcatcgttttttaaaaaaaaaataggtcagaCACTTGCTCATTTCTCAGACCCACTTGGAGGCTGGTATCTGGGAAAACAGGGACGTCGCAAAGCTCAAGtttttgaaaaaatcaaaatgctCAAATGCATTTAAGTCATCCTTCAGTGTGCAACTAAATATTTTGgcattattctatttaaaatattttaactttgatGTATCCTTTGTATAAACAAcgttattttaaacaaatgaaacctTGTCCTGGGCCAGACTCTGGGAACAAAGCAAACCGTTCGCCGTGGAGCCTTTGCCTCCCTcgattatggggaaaaaaaaaagagtaacgtTACCTCAGGAACAAAGGCCTGGGCTGTGGACTATCTCATAAAGTTAATTGAGGTTTTATAGGAACGATGGTGAGACCTCGGTCGGAGTACTCCTTGTAAGAGCTGAACTA belongs to Sus scrofa isolate TJ Tabasco breed Duroc chromosome 16, Sscrofa11.1, whole genome shotgun sequence and includes:
- the GDNF gene encoding glial cell line-derived neurotrophic factor isoform X1; its protein translation is MTTAAGPHLERLGSNWCGLGVWMFRCSPATMPEEYPDQFDDVMDFIQATIRRLKRSPDKQMALLPRRERHRQAAAASPESSRGKARRGQRGRNRGCVLTAIHLNVTDLGLGYETKEELIFRYCSGSCDAAETMYDKILKNLSKNRRLVSDKVGQACCRPIAFDDDLSFLDDNLVYHILRKHSAKRCGCI
- the GDNF gene encoding glial cell line-derived neurotrophic factor isoform X2, which codes for MKLWDVVAVCLVLLHTASAFPLPAGKRPPEAPAEDHSLGRRRAPFALSSDSTMPEEYPDQFDDVMDFIQATIRRLKRSPDKQMALLPRRERHRQAAAASPESSRGKARRGQRGRNRGCVLTAIHLNVTDLGLGYETKEELIFRYCSGSCDAAETMYDKILKNLSKNRRLVSDKVGQACCRPIAFDDDLSFLDDNLVYHILRKHSAKRCGCI
- the GDNF gene encoding glial cell line-derived neurotrophic factor isoform X3 — protein: MKLWDVVAVCLVLLHTASAFPLPAATMPEEYPDQFDDVMDFIQATIRRLKRSPDKQMALLPRRERHRQAAAASPESSRGKARRGQRGRNRGCVLTAIHLNVTDLGLGYETKEELIFRYCSGSCDAAETMYDKILKNLSKNRRLVSDKVGQACCRPIAFDDDLSFLDDNLVYHILRKHSAKRCGCI